From Nicotiana tabacum cultivar K326 chromosome 20, ASM71507v2, whole genome shotgun sequence, one genomic window encodes:
- the LOC142174583 gene encoding uncharacterized protein LOC142174583, with the protein MDALREIPGNAKMMKDLMSRKFDFQDLSTVTLTQTYSAVVTRPMAQKVSDPGSFTVPCTIGSYAFAKTMCDLGANINLMPLAIYRKLAIGRARPTLILLQLADCTVKRPTGILDDVLVQVGKFVFPADFVILDCQVDEEIPIILGRPFLAIGRSLIDCEIGELKMRLNNEEIIFNVQQSMRRPSEFANCSLVEAVDVIL; encoded by the coding sequence ATGGATGCCTTGAGGGAAATTCCAGGgaatgcaaaaatgatgaaggacctgATGTCGCGAAAATTTGACTTCCAGGACCTGTCCACTGTAACTCTGACGCAGACCTACAGCGCGGTAGTGACAAGACCTATGGCTCAAAAGGTGTCTGATCCAGGTAGTTTCACTGTCCCATGTACCATTGGGAGTTATGCTTTTGCTAAAACAATGTGTGATTTGGGAGCCAatataaacttgatgcccttggcaaTCTATAGAAAACTAGCcattggcagagctagaccgACCTTAATATTGTTGCAACTAGCTGATTGCACAGTGAAAAGACCGACTGGAattcttgatgatgtgcttgttcaAGTGGGGAAATTTGTATTCCCTGCAGACTTTGTCATTCTTGACTGTCAAGTGGATGAAGAGATACCAATCATTCTGGGCAGGCCGTTTCTAGCCATTGGGAGATCATTGATTGATTGTGAGATTGGGGAATTGAAAATGAGGTTGAACAATGAAGAAATCATATTCAATGTTCAACAATCTATGAGGAGACCCAGCGAATTTGCAAATTGCTCACTAGTGGAGGCCGTAGATGTGATACTATAA